A region of the Alphaproteobacteria bacterium genome:
CTATGGTAACGTCGCGGATCTGCCCGTCCTCTACCCGGTCGAGGAAATCCGAAAAGGCGAGCTGACTCGAGGCGTCGGTCTCGCCCTTACTCTGAAACAGATTGAACAGGGTCAGAAGCAGGAGCGCAATGATGATCCAAAGCACGATGTTACGGCCGAACATATTCAAGACGTCATTTCCCTCATAGTCGCGAAAGGTGCTCCCAGCAAAGCCTGCGTAGGCCGGAAGCGCACCGCCAGCGACGGCAGTCCCATCTCCCACTTGTCTAGGTGGGGCAACGCAAGGGGCGCGTCAAGGCTCCAGAGCACCGGAAGACCTTCGCGCACCGGCTGCGGCAAGGCCTCGAGCACCGTATCCGCCCCTTTGCGCAGGCGCCCCCAGGTGGCATCATCAAGGGGTCGTAGGGTAGCACCTTCGACAGCCTTCGCGCGGATGCGGAAGCGTCGGTCCCAGGTCTCATCAACAGGACCGGTCGGCACAATAGCGCGCGCTTCGCGGCAAATCAGGAGCCGGCCGTCGGCGAGCGGCAGCAGGCGGCAACCGCCGAGGGTGCGCGGCGTCGACTTCGACAGGGCCTCGAGCAGACGCGCTAGCCTCTCTCCACGGGGCGCATACCTGCCTCCGCCAAGGCAGACCAAAACGCGCGCGAGCACCCTTTGTGCCGGCTGCCCTGCGGCCAGCAGGGTGGCAATATCGACCTCCGCCGCCCCGGCTGGGGAAAGCCGTACCGTCTCGGCCAGCAATCGGGCGATACAGTGGTCATCGTCGTGGCGGCGCTGCGCCTGTACGGTGGCCTCGGCGCATAAGACGGCGCCCTCGCCGGCGATGGCGCGGCGGGCGCGCACGCGGGCGAACGCGGCATCTCGATTCGAAGGGTCTTCGATCCAGCTTTGGCCGGCCGCCTGCATGGTCACACGCAGCCGGTCGCCGGGAACGCCAAGCAGCGGGCGCAATAGACGCACGCCGTCGCGCTCGGCACACACAGGCATGGCGGCGAGGCCTGCCGGGCCACTGCTAGCTTTATGACGCAGCCATACGGTCTCGGCTTGGTCGCCGGCGTGGTGGGCGAGCAGTAGGTGCAGCAAGCCTTCCCGCCGGCAAGCTTCAAACAGCAAATGGTAGCGCGCCTCGCGCGCTGCGGCCTGGATACCACTCTTCGGCTTCCCGCCCCGCCAGACAAGCAGGCGGGCCTCCATTCCGAGCTCACAAAGACGGGCACAGGTGGCTTCCGCCTCGCTCTGAGATTCGGGGCGCAGGCCGTGGTCAACCACGAGACCCACCAGCCTGCCGCCGCGCCGCACCGCCCAGCGCTCGGCGAGTAAGGCGAGGCAAAGGCTATCAACGCCGCCAGAGACCGCTGCGGCTAGCACTGGGACACTCTCAAACGGCCCAAGGGCCTCAATTAGTGAGGCAAACTCTGCCTCGCCGAGCGCCGTGCTCAGCAGCTCGCCTCAGCGCGAGCCACGGGCAGGCGATCTGTAATATGGCCCGGCGCGCTGCCGAGCTCCCGCGTCAGGCGCTCGTAGGCGGCGCAGGCCTCGCGCATCTTGTCCATGGCGGCGAAGGCCAAGCCGAGCTTGAGCAGGCTGTCCGCGGCCTTGTTACCGTCGGGAAAGCCCTTGTAGGCGCGCGCGAAAGCGACTGCCGCGCTTTGTTGATCGCCCTGCTTCATATAAATTTCGCCAATCCAAAAATGGGCGTTGCCAGCTAGCGGATCCTCGGGATAGGCATCGATGATGGCCTGGAAGCCCGCCCGCGCTGCCGCGTAGTCGGTTTGGCTAAGCAGCTGAATGGCTTGGCTGTAGACGTCGGCCACCGGCTGGTCCTCAGGCGGCTGGGCCGCGGCAACGTCAGTGCCCCCGGCCGGAATGGTGCCGAGCACGCCGTGGCCCTCATTGCTGAGGCTGCCACTGTCGATCGCCATGGTGGAGAGCGAGCCGCCGCCCGCATCTGCGACGGGGCCAGGTGTCGGCGCCAGCGTCTCGGCTAGGCGCTGCTCGATAGCGGCCAGACGCGCGTCAGTGTCGGCTACCATCAACTCGACCCGGTCGCCGACCTGACGCAGGGCGAAATGAGCCTCCTCGATCTGGCCGGTAAGCTGGCGCAGCTGGTCTTCCAGCTCGCTGAAGCGCACCTCCTGGCGCGCCACAGCCTCAGCATCACCTTCGCCGGCGCTATGGGCGCTCTCGGGCACGCCCGCATTGGCAAGCTGGCGTGTGATCAGGCCGAGGCCACGCTCGAGCCGCTCCAGGCGATCGACCAGAGCGGCAAGGCTGAGATCCTGGGGGAAGGCGGGCGTTGCGCTAAAAAACACGACGGCGGCACACAGGGCCGCCAAGTGGACTCGCAAAGCTTTCATATTGTCTCGCTCGGCCGGTCAGTAATGTGGCCGATAGTGCCAGCGGATCGTGGCCAGACTAAGGCGCAACGGCGGGCGCCAGATAAAGCGCCCGCCAAAATCCGCCAACTCAGTTGATGCTCGAGATACCGACTCGGTTCTGGGCCCAGGCCGCCTCGGTATGACCAAGTACGATCGGCCGCTCCTTACCGTAGGAGATGGTGCCGATGCGCGAAGCTTGGACACCGAGCGATACCAAGAAGTTCTTCGCTGCAGTCGCGCGGCGCTCGCCAAGCGCCAAATTGTACTCGCGCGTGCCGCGCTCATCGCAATGTCCAGCAATCATAATGCTGAGGTTCCCGTTAATCTTTAGGAACTGAGCCTGACGGCGCAGCGTGTCCTGGCCGTCCGGATGCACATCGTAGCGGTCGTAGTCAAAGAACACGCGATCACCGACTTCCTGGACGAATTGCTCCTGCGACGTCAGCGGAAGCGGTGGAGGTGTTTCGCGAATCTCCGGCGCGGCCTCGACCACCGGTGCCGGCGTACCCGTGTCACCGGCACCGCCAGCATCCGCAGCCTCATCGGAATCCGTCTCGCAGGCAGCGAGGAGAAGAATTGCGCCCGCCAGGGCGATCAGTTTGGTCCGCATTTACGCAGTCTCCCAAATTGGCTCGTGACGCTCGCCACAGCACAGTGCCGGCGATGAGAAAACGAGCGGCTTAGCGTTCCTTGTCGAGACAATGCTCGACCGGCGGCGATACCTGCCCCCACACTGACGAAACCACATTTGTCGATTGTATTGGCAGGACACGCGCTTATCAAGATCAACTCGCATTTGTGATTAGCGCACATCCGGCCCGCTCCCCGGGGCCTTGCGCGGGATTAGCGGCGACCACGCCGGATCGGAGGCATCGGTAGGCGTGACGATCTCGCGCTCGTTGCGCCCCGTGATGTCAACACTGACTAGCCGCACCCGCCCATTGCGCCCGCCGCCGCCCGGCTGGTCCCGGAAGAACATTAGCACGCGGCCGTTCGGCGCCCAGGTTGGTCCTTCCACGAGGAAGCCCGTCGACAGCAGCCTTTCATCGTTGCCGTCAGGACGCATGACGCCGATATAGAAAACGCTGCCACGCGACTTGGTAAACGCAATCCAGTCGCCGCGCGGCGACCAGACCGGAGTGGCGTAACGCCCCTTCCCAAAGCTGATGCGCTTTACGCCACTGCCGTCGGCATTCATGACATAGACTTGCTGAGTGCCCGAGCGGTCGGATTCAAAGGTTACGCGCTTGCCATCGGCGGAATAAGACGGCGCGGTGTCAATGGCAGGGTGACGCGTCAGCTGCAACTGCACCCCAGTGCGAAGGTCAAGCTCGTGGATCTCCGTGTTGCCGTCCAGGGCAACCGACATGACAACCTTGTTGCCGTCGGGGGAGAAGCGCGGCGCGATAGTCATGTTGCCGTGAAATTTTCCCAGGATCTCCTGCTGACCTGTGTCGATATTGCGAATATAGACCCGCGGCTGGCCATCGAGGTAGGAGAGATAGGTGATCTCCTGCAAGGTCGGCGAGAAGCGCGGTGTCAACACGAGGTGGCGGCCGTCGGTGAGGAAGCGATGGTTGGCGCCGTCCTGGTCCATAATGGCCAGGCGCTTGATACGCGCCTCGGTCGGCCCGGTCTCGGCGACATAGACGATGCGGGTGTCGAAATAGCCTTCTTCGCCGGTGATCCGCTGATAGGTTGCATCGGCGATTAGATGCGCTACACGGCGCCACTTGTCGCGCGGCGCCCGCAGTCGAAAGCCAATCAGATATTGCTCGGAAAACACGTCCCAAAGGCGAAACTCGGCATCGACAAAACCATCACCGCTGACGCTCAGCTTACCGGTGACGAGGGCCTGAGCGTTGATCTGGCGCCAATCGCCGAAGCGAGGGACAACGCCAATCTGATCTGGCTTTTGCAGGAAGCTTCGCGGATCGAGCGGGCGGAACAGACCCGAGCTATCGAGATCGCCCGAGACCACGGCGGCAATATCGGCTCCGAGTTGGCGCTCAGGCCCGGTCCCGCCAACAAGACCGGTTACCGCAATGGGCACCGGCTCGACTTGGCCGTGCGTAATATCGATCTCGATTTGGGCTACGGCCGGCACCGTCGTAGCGACGGCAAACAGGCCGAAAACAAGGCCTATGACACGTCCTGTCATCACCCGTACATCTCCCTGGGATCAAAGGTCAGCTTTATATCCCGCCACTGCTCGTATTTTTTGGGCGAGAGGTATTGAATCTGTTCTGTCTTGCGTACCGCCCGCACAGCGCTTTCGGCCATGGTACGGTAGAAAGGGTCGGACTGCATGCGCATGCGGTCCCTTTCGTCCACTTCAACGCGCTCGACTGTGCCATCTCGGCGCAACTGAAGCCGTAGGGTGACGCGCATTTCGTGCGCGTCGCGGGCCCCGGCGGGAACATTCCAGTTGCGTTGGATCTGCGAGCGAATGGCGTCGACCTCGGTCTGGCTCAACGGGGTGTCCAAACGATGGGGCGTAGCGGCTTCCGCCAGCAACTGGTCGATTGGGTCGGCGGCTGCAGGCGTCGTCTCGGTCTCAGGCTCCGGCGCGCGCGGTACCGGCTCCATCTTCTCCAGGCTCTGCAGCGCAGATTCAAAGTCGAGCCGTACCGGCGGCATGGGCTTCGGTCGTGGCCGCTGAATCTCCGCCGGCAGGGTGGTAACTTCGATCGGAGCCGGCGCCGGCTCGGGCTCCGCCACCTCGGGCTCAGGCTTGGGGTCCGGCAACGGTGGTGGTGGCGGCTCGGGCTCAGCGACTTCAAGTACCGGCGGCGGCGGCGGCGGCGTATCTTCAACCTGTGGCGGTGGTGCCTCACTCGGTTCGGGTTCAGGTGCCTCCGCCACCGGCAAGGCTTTGGGCAGATTGCGCGCCTCGGCGATCGGCACGAACGTGACGGTGGTCACCGCCTCCTGTAATGGCGAATCCTCGAATAAATGCGGCACACCGACATAGACAAGCGTGATCACCGCGAGGTGCAGCAGCATCGATATAACCATCGCACGCTGCATGGCGTCAGCCCTCACCCCGCTGGGGGGTGGGCAGCTCGGTAACCAACCCAACCTCGCCGAATCCGGCGGCGTTGATGGTACCCATAACCTGCATTACAAGGCCGTAAGCTACGCTCTTGTCGCCGCGCACGAAAATGCGCAGGTCCGGGCGTTCAGCCGCGACCGCCTGCAGCTTCGGCACCAGATCGGCTAACTCGACCTTGAGCTCTTGCAAAAAAACTACGCCTTCGGCATCGATACTCACGGTGAGGGGCTCGTCGTCGCCCGGCAAACCAGTGGCGGCGCTTTCCGGCAGATCGACCTCGACACCGACGGTCAGCAGCGGTGCCGTGACCATGAATACCACGAGCAACACCAGCATCACGTCGACGAAGGGCGTGACATTGATCTCCGCCATGGGGCGGTAGCGCCGCCCCGCTTCGCGCTTGACGCCGACGCCGGCCATCAGCCCCCCCGCTCTGCCATCTGCCGTGACAGAAGAGCACTGAACTCACCGGCAAAGGTCTCTAGCCGCCCAGCATAGCGATTGAGGTCACCCGATAGTTTGTTGTAGGCAACCACGGCTGGGATCGCCGCAACCAACCCCAAGGCGGTCGCCAGCAGCGCCTCGGCAATGCCGGGCGCGACGACCACCAGCGAGGTGTTACGCGTGCCGGCAATAGCCTGAAAGCTGTTCATAATCCCCCAGACCGTGCCGAACAGACCAATGAAAGGCGCCGTCGAGCCGACCGTGGCAAGAAAGCCGATACGGCGCTCGAGCCCCTCCATCTCGCGTTGCATGGCAACGTTCATGACGCGATCTATGCGGCTTTGCAATGAGGCCTGGTCGCGCGTTTCCGATACGGCTGTGCCGTGCGCGGTGGCCAGGGTCCATTCGCGCATGGCCACAGTAAAAAGCATGGCGAGCGGATGGTCGGGTGCCTGGCCAACACGCTCGTAAAGCTCTTCCAGAGAGCCGCCGGACCAGAAAGAGTCCTCGAAGGCATCCGCCTTAGCGCGCAGGCGCTGTAACTGGCGCGATTTCTCGAAGATGATCGTCCAGCACCAGACCGAAGCGAGCAGAAGCACGCCCATCACTAGTTTGACCACCATGTCGGCCTCGCTGGCCAGAGCCCAGACCGAGAGGTCGGCGGCCATCCCGGCCGCCTCGGGAGTTATCGTTTCCATGCTTTTATCGTGCTCTTCGTTTGCATTACCGTGATCCCATCAGTGAAAGGCGGTGACGGCGTCGCGCACCGCCACGGGCAGACGCGCGGGCCGGCCATCCTGGCGCAGACAGACGATACGGAGCCTCGCGCTTGCCAAAACTTCGTCGCCGCGCAGCACCGTCTGCTCAATGCGGATCGTCGCTGCGCTGATTCCGCATACGCGCGTATGTACATCGATCGCGTCATCGAGCCGCGCCGGTATGAAATACTCGATGGCACAGTCGCGTACCGCTAAGACAAGGCCGGCGTCAGCAAGCAGGTGTTGGTGGTCGATGCCGCGCTCGCGTAGCAACTCGGTGCGGGCACGCTCCACAAACTTGAGGTAGTTAGCGTAATAAACAATGCCGCCGGCATCGGTATCTTCGTAATAGACTCGCAGCGGCCAAATATGCACATCAGCCATCACCTGCCTCCGGCCCCAGAAACTCCATTTGCTCGAGCGCCGCTTTGGTAGGTCGACGCTGCATATGCTCCCAGGCGAGCTGCGTCAAAACGCGACCGCGCGGCGTCCGCGCCAGGAAGCCCTGCTGCATCAAATAGGGTTCGATGACGTCCTCGATGGTGTCACGCTCTTCCGACAATGCCGCCGCCAGGGTTTCCGCGCCGACCGGGCCGCCCGCGTACTTGTCAGCGATGCAGGCGAGGTAGCGCCGGTCCATGGCGTCGAGCCCGCGACCGTCGACGGCGAGACGCGACAGCGCATCCGCCGCAATCGCCGCATCCACCATGTTGGCCCCGGCGATGGTGGCGAAGTCGCGCACCCGGCGTAGTAGGCGCCCGGCGACGCGCGGTGTGCCGCGGGCACGCCGCGCAATCTCGTAGGCGCCATCATCGGAGAGCGGCATCTCCAACACCCGGGCACCACGGCTCACCACCGCCTCCAGCTCCTCGCCGCGGTAGAAGCGCAAACGCTCCTGAATGCCGAAGCGGTCGCGCAGCGGCGTTCCCACGAGTCCGGAGCGTGTCGTCGCCCCGACCAGCGTGAAGGGCGCAATGTCGATGCGCACCGAACGCGCACCGGGCCCCTCGCCGATGATCAGGTCGAGTTGAAAATCTTCCATTGCCGGATAGAGCACTTCCTCAACTTGCGGATTCAAACGGTGGATCTCGTCGATAAACAGCACGTCGCGGGGCTCAAGATTGGTGAGCAATGCCGCCAAGTCGCCGGCACGCACAATGACGGGGCCTGAAGTGGCGCGGAAGCTTACGCCGAGCTCGCGCGCAACAATCTGTGCCAGCGTGGTCTTGCCGAGGCCGGGCGGGCCAGAGAACAGCGTGTGATCCAGCGCCTCCTGCCGCTGGCGCGCGGCGCTGACATAGACGCCGAGATTAGCGCGCAGCTCGGCCTGACCAACAAAAGCATCGAGCGTCTGTGGCCGCAGTGCCGTATCGCCGTCCTCCAGGACGACGCCGGCATCAACCAGTCGCTGTTTCGCGGTCGCGTTCACGCTGGTGCCAAAACTTTGAGACCGCGTCGAATAAGCCCGCCGACATCGGCCCCCTCGCCAAGTTCGCGCGCGGCGGTGGCAACGGCTGTGAATGCCTCTCCGCGGCCATAACCGAGATTGACCAGCGCCGACACCGCCTCGCCGGTGCCGCCTTCACCTGCCGCGTCGGCGGCATCCGCCACCACGATAACACTCGGCGAGACTGCGTGGGCTCTATCCTTGAGCTCAGCGACGATGCGTTGGGCGGCTTTCGGCCCAACGCCAGAGACGTTGCGCAGCGAGGCCGTGTCCTGGGCGGCGATGGCCGTCACAAGCTCATCAGGCGCCAGCAGCGAGAGCACTGCCAGCGCAAGCCGCGCGCCAACGCCTTGGACGGTCTGCAACAAGCGGAACCAGTCGCGTTCAACCGGCGCCTGGAAGCCGTAGAGATGGATATGGTCTTCGCGCACATGGGTCTCGACGACGAGCGACACCGCTTCGCCGACAGGCGGCAGGGCACGCAGGGTGCGGCCCGAGCAATAGACCAGATAGCCGACGCCACCGACGTCGACCACGGCCGAGTCCTCAGCTGCATCGGCAAGGCGGCCGCTGAGGCTCGCGATCACGCTGCGCTCCCCGCCAGCGCCGCGGCCCAACGCCCGCCGGTGCTAGTAGCATGGTGGGCGTGACAGATGGCCACGGCGAGCGCGTCCGCAGCGTCGGCGCTGCCTGGCTCGCAGCCCGGCAACAAATGACGGACCATTAGCTGCATCTGCTCTTTGCTGGCACGGCCACTACCAACCACAGCCTTTTTCACTTGTGAGTTGTTGTATTCGGCGACCGCAAGCCCGGCCCGCGCCGGGGCCAACATGACGACGCCACGGGCCAGCCCAAGCTTGAGCGCCGAGCCCGGATTGCAGTTGACGAAAGTCTCCTCGATGGCGGCGGAATCCGGCGCCCAGCTCGCAATCACCTCGGCCAAGGCCACGTCGAGGGCGGCGAGACGGCGCGCGAGATCATCGTCCGCCTTGGTGCGCGCCGTGCCATTGGCAACATGGGAGAGATGCGCGCCATCGCTCTCCACTACGCCCCAGCCGGTAGCGTTGAGCCCGGGATCAAGCCCCATCAGTCTCATCGCCACCCGGCCTCAGCCACGCGCGCTGACCCACTGCATGATGTCGTCGGAAATATCGAAATT
Encoded here:
- the tilS gene encoding tRNA lysidine(34) synthetase TilS codes for the protein MLAAAVSGGVDSLCLALLAERWAVRRGGRLVGLVVDHGLRPESQSEAEATCARLCELGMEARLLVWRGGKPKSGIQAAAREARYHLLFEACRREGLLHLLLAHHAGDQAETVWLRHKASSGPAGLAAMPVCAERDGVRLLRPLLGVPGDRLRVTMQAAGQSWIEDPSNRDAAFARVRARRAIAGEGAVLCAEATVQAQRRHDDDHCIARLLAETVRLSPAGAAEVDIATLLAAGQPAQRVLARVLVCLGGGRYAPRGERLARLLEALSKSTPRTLGGCRLLPLADGRLLICREARAIVPTGPVDETWDRRFRIRAKAVEGATLRPLDDATWGRLRKGADTVLEALPQPVREGLPVLWSLDAPLALPHLDKWEMGLPSLAVRFRPTQALLGAPFATMREMTS
- the ybgF gene encoding tol-pal system protein YbgF — translated: MKALRVHLAALCAAVVFFSATPAFPQDLSLAALVDRLERLERGLGLITRQLANAGVPESAHSAGEGDAEAVARQEVRFSELEDQLRQLTGQIEEAHFALRQVGDRVELMVADTDARLAAIEQRLAETLAPTPGPVADAGGGSLSTMAIDSGSLSNEGHGVLGTIPAGGTDVAAAQPPEDQPVADVYSQAIQLLSQTDYAAARAGFQAIIDAYPEDPLAGNAHFWIGEIYMKQGDQQSAAVAFARAYKGFPDGNKAADSLLKLGLAFAAMDKMREACAAYERLTRELGSAPGHITDRLPVARAEASC
- the pal gene encoding peptidoglycan-associated lipoprotein Pal yields the protein MRTKLIALAGAILLLAACETDSDEAADAGGAGDTGTPAPVVEAAPEIRETPPPLPLTSQEQFVQEVGDRVFFDYDRYDVHPDGQDTLRRQAQFLKINGNLSIMIAGHCDERGTREYNLALGERRATAAKNFLVSLGVQASRIGTISYGKERPIVLGHTEAAWAQNRVGISSIN
- the tolB gene encoding Tol-Pal system beta propeller repeat protein TolB; this translates as MTGRVIGLVFGLFAVATTVPAVAQIEIDITHGQVEPVPIAVTGLVGGTGPERQLGADIAAVVSGDLDSSGLFRPLDPRSFLQKPDQIGVVPRFGDWRQINAQALVTGKLSVSGDGFVDAEFRLWDVFSEQYLIGFRLRAPRDKWRRVAHLIADATYQRITGEEGYFDTRIVYVAETGPTEARIKRLAIMDQDGANHRFLTDGRHLVLTPRFSPTLQEITYLSYLDGQPRVYIRNIDTGQQEILGKFHGNMTIAPRFSPDGNKVVMSVALDGNTEIHELDLRTGVQLQLTRHPAIDTAPSYSADGKRVTFESDRSGTQQVYVMNADGSGVKRISFGKGRYATPVWSPRGDWIAFTKSRGSVFYIGVMRPDGNDERLLSTGFLVEGPTWAPNGRVLMFFRDQPGGGGRNGRVRLVSVDITGRNEREIVTPTDASDPAWSPLIPRKAPGSGPDVR
- a CDS encoding cell envelope integrity protein TolA; its protein translation is MQRAMVISMLLHLAVITLVYVGVPHLFEDSPLQEAVTTVTFVPIAEARNLPKALPVAEAPEPEPSEAPPPQVEDTPPPPPPVLEVAEPEPPPPPLPDPKPEPEVAEPEPAPAPIEVTTLPAEIQRPRPKPMPPVRLDFESALQSLEKMEPVPRAPEPETETTPAAADPIDQLLAEAATPHRLDTPLSQTEVDAIRSQIQRNWNVPAGARDAHEMRVTLRLQLRRDGTVERVEVDERDRMRMQSDPFYRTMAESAVRAVRKTEQIQYLSPKKYEQWRDIKLTFDPREMYG
- the tolR gene encoding protein TolR; protein product: MAGVGVKREAGRRYRPMAEINVTPFVDVMLVLLVVFMVTAPLLTVGVEVDLPESAATGLPGDDEPLTVSIDAEGVVFLQELKVELADLVPKLQAVAAERPDLRIFVRGDKSVAYGLVMQVMGTINAAGFGEVGLVTELPTPQRGEG
- the tolQ gene encoding protein TolQ; the protein is METITPEAAGMAADLSVWALASEADMVVKLVMGVLLLASVWCWTIIFEKSRQLQRLRAKADAFEDSFWSGGSLEELYERVGQAPDHPLAMLFTVAMREWTLATAHGTAVSETRDQASLQSRIDRVMNVAMQREMEGLERRIGFLATVGSTAPFIGLFGTVWGIMNSFQAIAGTRNTSLVVVAPGIAEALLATALGLVAAIPAVVAYNKLSGDLNRYAGRLETFAGEFSALLSRQMAERGG
- the ybgC gene encoding tol-pal system-associated acyl-CoA thioesterase is translated as MADVHIWPLRVYYEDTDAGGIVYYANYLKFVERARTELLRERGIDHQHLLADAGLVLAVRDCAIEYFIPARLDDAIDVHTRVCGISAATIRIEQTVLRGDEVLASARLRIVCLRQDGRPARLPVAVRDAVTAFH
- the ruvB gene encoding Holliday junction branch migration DNA helicase RuvB, which gives rise to MNATAKQRLVDAGVVLEDGDTALRPQTLDAFVGQAELRANLGVYVSAARQRQEALDHTLFSGPPGLGKTTLAQIVARELGVSFRATSGPVIVRAGDLAALLTNLEPRDVLFIDEIHRLNPQVEEVLYPAMEDFQLDLIIGEGPGARSVRIDIAPFTLVGATTRSGLVGTPLRDRFGIQERLRFYRGEELEAVVSRGARVLEMPLSDDGAYEIARRARGTPRVAGRLLRRVRDFATIAGANMVDAAIAADALSRLAVDGRGLDAMDRRYLACIADKYAGGPVGAETLAAALSEERDTIEDVIEPYLMQQGFLARTPRGRVLTQLAWEHMQRRPTKAALEQMEFLGPEAGDG
- the ruvA gene encoding Holliday junction branch migration protein RuvA, whose product is MIASLSGRLADAAEDSAVVDVGGVGYLVYCSGRTLRALPPVGEAVSLVVETHVREDHIHLYGFQAPVERDWFRLLQTVQGVGARLALAVLSLLAPDELVTAIAAQDTASLRNVSGVGPKAAQRIVAELKDRAHAVSPSVIVVADAADAAGEGGTGEAVSALVNLGYGRGEAFTAVATAARELGEGADVGGLIRRGLKVLAPA
- the ruvC gene encoding crossover junction endodeoxyribonuclease RuvC, translated to MRLMGLDPGLNATGWGVVESDGAHLSHVANGTARTKADDDLARRLAALDVALAEVIASWAPDSAAIEETFVNCNPGSALKLGLARGVVMLAPARAGLAVAEYNNSQVKKAVVGSGRASKEQMQLMVRHLLPGCEPGSADAADALAVAICHAHHATSTGGRWAAALAGSAA